The DNA sequence TCCCGCTTCGGCCCCTATTTGTAACCAGCTCCAACATTCAGCGTCAAAATATCAGATGATAAAATGGTATTCCTGAATGATTTAACTATGTAATCGATGAAAATAAAGGTTGTTTGCATCGTATTGCTAATTATCTGCAATACCGGAAGAGGCTTGGATGTTCATGCTTCTTCAGCAAAGGATACTTCAGGCATTGAGGTAAAACGTAAACCGGGTGATTTGCCTAAGTTTGGATTTGCCTGCGAACTTGAAACCGAGCCTTTGCAGAAATTGTTTGATACGCCAGGGCTAATTAGCGATATTAAAGCTATGAACAGCAACATCAGTATGGCATTGATCGACTATAGTCCAGAGCGTGCAGAAATTGTTCGTCGTTTAAATAAGGCCGGTATACCGGTAATTGCCTGGTTGGTTTTGCCGCGTGAACAGGGCTATTACATGAACGCCAGTAATGCCCCTCAATCAGCTGTTTGTTTTGAGAATTTCGAAAAATGGACTAAAAAATATGACCTCAAGTGGGCGGCGGTAGGTATTGATGTGGAACCAAACATCAAAGAATTCGGGGAGATATTGAAAGCGGGCAAGGGGAAACTTATTTCTACTTTAGTAGGTCGTTCCTTAAGCCTTAAAAGATTAAAACGTGCCAGGGAGGCCCGCAAAGCTTATTCAAAGCTAATCCGGCACATTCAAAGTCGCGGTTACCCGGTTCAAACCTACCAGCTTAATTTTGTCGCGGATGAACGCAGGATTAATTCCACCTTACTTGACAGGGTTATTGATGTCGTAACTACAAAAGGCGATAAAGAAGCCCTGATGATTTATACCAGTTTTGACCATGAATCCGGTGCAGCTGCTGTCTGGAGTTATGGCGGTGATGCAGAGGCAATCATTTTGGGTATTACTGGCGGGGGAGCAGATACAGCATCTAAAAATGTTCCTTTGAATTGGAATGAGTTATCCAGAGACCTGATTGTTGCCAGTCATTTTACAAAGGATATCGGAATTTTCAGTCTCGAAGGTTGCGTGCAACAGGGATTTTTACCCAAGTTGAAAAATTTTGACTGGAATCAGTCCGTACTCATTACCGGAAAGACAATAGAAAAAGGTCAAAAATTCAGAAAAATGATCCAGACCATATTGTGGGTATTTACCAATGTGGGTTACATCATTCTGGTACTGATCCTGGTAATAACCTGGCTGGTCTGGCGCCTCTACAAACGCCGGCACGAAGAAAGAACACGAAGAATTCCTATAAGACCATTAAGAGCACAAAAAAATAACCACGAATGCCCGAATTAAAGACGAAAAAAAAGATAACGAATTTCTCGAATGACTGCCTGCGGCAGTTTGGAATTTAACCACTAAGAACACGAAGAACACGAAGAGCACGAAGAAAAAATAACCACGAATGCACGAATTAAAGACTAATAAAGATTAAAATAATGACTGCCTACGGCAGTCTGGCTGTTCTCTGCGGCTCTGCGAGAAACCGCCGGAGATCACTGCTGCAGGCAGTATCTGCGTTTATCAGCGACATCTGCGAGAGAATTTTTTATTCTGTGGGAATAATGAAATTGCCTATACTTGCAATATCATTTCCTCCTTTTATGGCTCAATGGAATCCATGGCACGGGTGCCGCAAGATCAGTGCGGGTTGTAAAAACTGTTATGTATACAGGATGGATTCGGCCTATGAAAAGGATGCTTCACTGGTTACTAAAAATACAGCGTTCAACCTGCCGCTGAAAAAGGACCGGAAAGGTTACTATAAACTGAAACCCGGTGAAATTATTTATACCTGCTTTTCTTCTGATTTTTTCCTGGATGAGGCCGATGAGTGGAGGATTGAAGCCTGGGAAATGATGAAAATCCGGAGCGACCTGCATTTCTTCATCATCACCAAACGGATCCACCGGTTTGAGGTGAATCTGCCTCCTGACTGGGGTGAAGGCTACCCGAATGTTACAGTATGTTCTACCTGTGAAACACAGGATAGGGTGGATTTCAGGTTGCCGATCCTTACCAGGATACCCGTTAAGCATAAGGCCATCATATGCGAACCGCTGCTGGAGCCTGTTGATATATCAGGGTGGCTTAGCCCGCAGATTGAACAGGTTGTAGTAGGAGGGGAGTCCGGACCGCAGGCGAGGGAATGCCATTTTGATTGGGTTTTGGGCATCCGTGAACAATGTGTCACTCACAACGTGCCGTTTTGGTTCAAGCAAACCGGGGCGAAATTTGTGAAGGACGGGAAATTGTATTCCATTAAAAGGCAGTTTCAGCACCAGCAGGCGAGGAAAGCGGGGGTGGATTGGTCACCCTAAATAACCATCCTGTACCCAATCCCATGCACCGTTAATATAATTTTCGGGTTGTTGGGGTCGGTTTCGATTTTCTGGCGGAGTTTGAGGATGAAGTTGTCAACGGTGCGGGTGGTGATGTCGTAATCAATACCCCACACAGCGCTCATGAGGTTATCACGATCCACCGTGGTACCGGCATTTTTATACAGGTAGTGCAGGATTTCAAATTCCTTGTATGACATTTTAGTTTCCTGCGTTCCGACGAAGGCGGCGTAATTTTTAAAATTCACCTTCAGGTTGCCAATGACAGTCAGTTCTTCGGAAGACCCGTTATTTTCATTTATGCTCCTCCTGAGTATCGCTTTGATCCTTGCCAGCAGTTCCCTCAGGCTGAAAGGCTTTGTGATGTAATCGTCGGCGCCAAGCTCAAGTCCCAGCACTTTATCAATTTCTTCACCTTTTGCCGTCAATAAAATGATGGGAGTGTTGATTCCTTTTTTTCTTACCGATTTGCAGATATCGAGACCCGACATGCCCGGCAGCATGATATCGAGCAGGATCAGGTCATACTTGTTTTCTGTGGCCTTCTGCAGTCCCAGGTTGCCTTCCATGGCCGTGTCAATTTCATACCCTTCAAATTCAAGGTTGTCCTTCAACCCGTTTACCATGTTGGGTTCGTCTTCGACTATCAGTATCTTTTTCATATCGGTATTTTACTTAAGCGGGAATAGTAACCGGAACGTGGAACCGGCGCCGGGTTCACTTTGAACGGTGATCTGCCCTTCATGCGCTTCCATGATATGCTTCACAATGGCAAGTCCCAATCCTGAGCCTTTTATCCGGTTTGCCAGGTTCTTTTCGGTAACCCGGTAAAATTTATCAAAGATATATTTCTGATGTTTCTGCAAAATGCCCACTCCCTTATCCTGGACTTCCACAAAAGCCTGTTGCCCGGTTTGACCGGTTCTGATTGTGATTTCTTTTGTTTCGGCACTGTACTTCATGGCATTGTCAACCAGGTTCACCAGGGCATCACACACAGCATCCCTGTCGGCA is a window from the Bacteroidales bacterium genome containing:
- a CDS encoding DUF5131 family protein, whose amino-acid sequence is MTAYGSLAVLCGSARNRRRSLLQAVSAFISDICERIFYSVGIMKLPILAISFPPFMAQWNPWHGCRKISAGCKNCYVYRMDSAYEKDASLVTKNTAFNLPLKKDRKGYYKLKPGEIIYTCFSSDFFLDEADEWRIEAWEMMKIRSDLHFFIITKRIHRFEVNLPPDWGEGYPNVTVCSTCETQDRVDFRLPILTRIPVKHKAIICEPLLEPVDISGWLSPQIEQVVVGGESGPQARECHFDWVLGIREQCVTHNVPFWFKQTGAKFVKDGKLYSIKRQFQHQQARKAGVDWSP
- a CDS encoding response regulator transcription factor — translated: MKKILIVEDEPNMVNGLKDNLEFEGYEIDTAMEGNLGLQKATENKYDLILLDIMLPGMSGLDICKSVRKKGINTPIILLTAKGEEIDKVLGLELGADDYITKPFSLRELLARIKAILRRSINENNGSSEELTVIGNLKVNFKNYAAFVGTQETKMSYKEFEILHYLYKNAGTTVDRDNLMSAVWGIDYDITTRTVDNFILKLRQKIETDPNNPKIILTVHGIGYRMVI